In the Setaria italica strain Yugu1 chromosome VI, Setaria_italica_v2.0, whole genome shotgun sequence genome, one interval contains:
- the LOC101784091 gene encoding putative receptor-like protein kinase At3g47110 — MVLLLEYILLALVSLACHMTNVAQTSLAAHGASIPNVPDHHALISFKSYIRSDPMRALASWGNLSVPMCKWHGVVCGLSGNRHGRVVALDLAELNLLGTIAPALGNLTHLRRLHLPWNHFHGILPSQLGNLQELTHLNLSLNSIGGQIPLSLSNCSRLVNISLYDNNLQGTIPSNFRSLHNLKVLELDHNRLMGTFPPEIGSFESLTLLNVAHNDLNGQIPEEIGKLVNLVMLGLSYNQFSGTIPTSIGNLTALTFLSTFSNNLIGSIPPLQGLSSLSVLHLGENNLAGRIPHSMGNISSLTAIDLYQNELVGQIPESLGNLNLLTYLGLDVNNLSGPIPHALGNLRSLKRLYLAFNQLEGELPPTIFNLSYLESLVVGNNILNGSLPSDMTSNFPKLKNFSIEFNNFYGMLPSSLCNNSILVELDATNNFLSGKIPQCLGVQQKNLLVVSLDSNQLKATKDADLGFLSGLINSTYLMILDISNNNLQGALPHSAGNLSKHLSYFSVHNNKITGTIPEGIGDLVNLEYLSMGENLLEGSIPTSISKINKLGRLYLQNNKLSGFIPPSLGNLTNLEVVALQGNAFGGVIPSTLSSCPLEQLDLSYNILKGRIPKELFLIPTLSVSMRISHNLLSGPLPSELGNLQNVAALDFSDNRISGEIPSSIGGCQILEYLNISGNGLQGEIPSSLEKLNGLLVLDLSHNNLSGAIPEFLGTLRALSSLNLSFNKFEGQVPQDGIFLNATAISIIGDDGLCGGIPELKLPACTQNIFNKSSSKLIKIVSISSAIVLITLVSALFTFYQRKKVTEAKLQASLQQYMRVSYGELVRVTNGFASENIIGAGSFGSVYKGIMISTDQQEVVAVKVLNLSQRGASQSFIAECETLRSIRHRNLVKLLTVCSSTDHQGHEFKAIVYEFLPNGNLDQWLHQNFREDEERKALDLSSRLQIAIDVASSLEYLHQHKPFPIVHCDLKPSNVLLDTDMVAHVSDFGLARFLHQDLQQSNSWVTMRGTIGYAAPEYGLGNEVSIHGDVYSYGILLLEMFTGKRPTDSKFGEDLGLRKYVQMALPESVANIVDQNLLQDAWDCNARSTTSCSNKDTENSCIASTLRIGISCSAEMPADRPRIRDALKELESIRDKLHKDLLLEGASRS; from the exons ATGGTGCTGCTCCTTGAGTATATCTTGCTCGCCTTGGTCTCCCTTGCATGCCACATGACAAACGTGGCACAAACCTCACTTGCAGCTCATGGAGCATCCATCCCCAATGTCCCTGACCACCATGCGCTCATATCATTCAAGTCATACATAAGGAGTGACCCGATGCGAGCCCTGGCATCATGGGGAAACCTATCTGTTCCTATGTGCAAGTGGCATGGTGTGGTGTGTGGCTTGAGCGGGAACCGCCATGGTCGTGTGGTGGCGCTGGACCTCGCTGAGCTCAATCTTCTTGGAACCATCGCCCCTGCACTGGGAAACCTCACGCACCTGAGGCGGCTCCACCTTCCATGGAACCACTTTCATGGCATCCTGCCATCACAGCTTGGTAATCTTCAGGAGCTGACACACCTGAACCTCAGCCTTAACTCCATCGGGGGGCAGATTCCATTGTCACTCTCAAACTGCAGCCGTCTTGTGAACATCTCGCTCTATGATAACAATTTGCAGGGCACAATACCAAGCAACTTCAGGTCACTGCATAATCTCAAGGTACTCGAACTTGACCACAACAGGCTTATGGGAACTTTCCCTCCTGAAATAGGAAGCTTTGAGAGCCTGACACTTCTCAATGTAGCGCATAATGACCTTAATGGACAAATTCCAGAAGAGATAGGCAAATTAGTTAACCTTGTCATGCTAGGTCTAAGTTATAACCAGTTCTCAGGAACAATCCCTACTTCGATCGGGAACCTCACAGCATTGACCTTTCTCAGTACCTTCTCAAATAATCTGATAGGTAGCATCCCTCCATTGCAAGGCCTCTCTTCTCTTAGTGTCCTTCATCTAGGAGAAAACAACCTTGCAGGACGTATTCCTCATTCAATGGGAAACATTTCTTCATTAACTGCAATAGATCTTTACCAAAATGAGCTAGTTGGTCAAATCCCGGAATCTTTAGGAAACCTCAATTTGCTTACATATCTTGGTCTTGACGTAAACAACCTTTCTGGCCCCATACCCCATGCACTAGGAAACTTGCGTAGCCTCAAAAGATTGTACCTAGCTTTTAATCAACTAGAAGGTGAATTACCTCCGACAATATTTAATCTCTCCTACCTTGAATCTCTTGTTGTGGGTAACAACATTCTGAATGGGTCTTTACCTAGTGACATGACCAGCAACTTTCCAAAACTAAAAAATTTTAGTATAGAGTTCAATAATTTCTACGGAATGCTCCCATCATCTTTGTGCAACAACTCTATTCTTGTAGAGCTCGATGCAACCAACAATTTTCTATCAGGGAAAATTCCTCAATGTCTGGGAGTTCAACAAAAGAACCTGCTTGTGGTCAGCTTAGATTCAAATCAACTCAAAGCAACAAAAGATGCTGATTTGGGATTTTTGTCTGGGCTGATCAACAGCACTTATTTGATGATTCTTGACATCAGTAATAACAATCTTCAAGGTGCTCTACCACATTCAGCCGGCAACCTCTCCAAACATTTAAGTTATTTCAGTGTACATAATAACAAAATAACTGGAACAATACCTGAGGGAATAGGAGATTTGGTTAATTTAGAGTATCTATCAATGGGTGAAAATCTTCTTGAGGGCAGTATTCCCACGTCcattagcaaaatcaataaGTTGGGTCGACTGTACCTACAAAATAACAAACTTTCAGGATTCATCCCACCATCTCTTGGCAATCTTACAAATTTAGAAGTAGTTGCACTACAAGGCAATGCATTTGGTGGTGTCATACCTTCCACTCTCAGCAGCTGTCCTCTAGAACAGTTGGATCTTTCATACAACATTCTTAAAGGTAGGATACCTAAAGAACTTTTCCTAATACCAACCTTGTCTGTCTCCATGCGTATCAGTCATAACTTATTAAGTGGGCCATTGCCTTCTGAGTTGGGTAATCTACAAAACGTAGCAGCACTTGATTTTTCTGATAACAGGATTTCAGGAGAGATTCCTTCATCCATTGGTGGGTGTCAAATCTTAGAGTATCTCAATATATCTGGGAATGGTCTTCAAGGAGAAATTCCATCATCATTAGAAAAACTGAATGGCCTCTTGGTGCTTGACCTTTCCCACAATAATTTATCCGGGGCTATCCCTGAATTTCTTGGGACTTTGAGAGCTCTTTCTTCTTTGAATCTCTCATTCAACAAATTTGAAGGGCAAGTTCCGCAAGATGGGATATTTCTCAATGCAACTGCGATCTCGATCATTGGGGATGATGGCCTTTGTGGTGGTATCCCTGAATTGAAGTTGCCAGCTTGCACCCAAAACATCTTCAACAAGTCATCTTCTAAGCTTATCAAGATAGTTTCCATAAGCAGTGCCATTGTACTCATCACACTGGTTTCTGCACTGTTCACATTCTACCAGAGGAAAAAGGTTACAGAAGCAAAACTGCAAGCCTCACTCCAGCAATATATGAGGGTTTCTTATGGAGAATTAGTAAGGGTAACAAATGGTTTTGCTTCTGAGAACATTATCGGAGCAGGAAGCTTTGGCTCAGTTTACAAGGGTATAATGATAAGCACTGACCAACAAGAAGTTGTCGCTGTTAAGGTCCTCAATCTCTCACAACGTGGTGCATCTCAAAGTTTTATTGCAGAATGTGAGACTTTGAGAAGCATTCGGCATCGGAACCTAGTGAAGCTATTGACAGTTTGTTCAAGCACAGATCATCAGGGTCATGAATTCAAGGCCATCGTATATGAATTCCTACCAAATGGAAATTTGGACCAATGGTTACACCAGAATTTCCGAGAAGACGAAGAACGCAAGGCACTAGATCTTAGTTCGAGACTGCAGATTGCAATTGATGTAGCATCCTCACTTGAATATCTCCACCAACACAAGCCTTTTCCAATCGTTCACTGTGATCTTAAGCCAAGTAACGTTCTCCTAGATACTGACATGGTCGCTCATGTCAGTGATTTTGGCCTAGCAAGGTTTCTACATCAAGACTTGCAGCAGTCAAATAGTTGGGTAACAATGAGAGGAACAATTGGTTATGCTGCTCCAG AGTATGGACTGGGTAATGAAGTATCAATCCATGGTGATGTTTATAGCTATGGCATACTGTTATTGGAGATGTTCACAGGAAAAAGACCAACGGACAGCAAATTTGGAGAAGACCTTGGCCTTCGGAAGTACGTCCAGATGGCACTGCCAGAAAGTGTGGCTAACATCGTAGACCAAAACTTACTGCAAGATGCATGGGACTGCAATGCAAGAAGCACAACCTCTTGCAGCAATAAGGACACGGAAAATTCTTGCATTGCCTCGACTCTGCGCATTGGGATTTCATGTTCGGCGGAAATGCCAGCAGACCGTCCAAGGATTCGAGATGCTCTCAAGGAGTTGGAGTCAATCAGAGACAAGCTTCACAAGGACTTGCTCCTAGAAGGAGCGTCAAGGTCTTAA